The following proteins are co-located in the Paludibaculum fermentans genome:
- the accC gene encoding acetyl-CoA carboxylase biotin carboxylase subunit gives MFTKILVANRGEIACRVMRTAKRMGIRTVAVYSEADRRALHVKMADEAVLIGPAPSKQSYLCMDRIIAACKATGAGAVHPGYGFLSENAEFARRLEEEGIVFIGPKASSIEAMGDKIASKKLAMKAGVSTIPGYAGVIQDADEAAAIGERIGYPVMIKASAGGGGKGLRVAWNAEEARDGFVSCTTEARNAFGDDRVFLEKFIEDPRHIEIQVLGDAQGQLVYLWERECSIQRRHQKLIEEAPSPFLDAATRQAMGEQAVALARAVNYQSAGTVEFVVGRDRQFYFLEMNTRLQVEHPVTEKVTGLDLVEWMIRVAAGEPLGFRQDQIRMDGWAMECRINAEDPFRNFLPSAGRLVKYRPPADSAGGVRVDTGVYEGGEIPVHYDSMIAKLIVHGATRAEAVGKMRSALNAFYLRGVSTNIAFQAALMQHPRFLSGDFHTGFLAEEYPHGFHAADARPEDPAFLAVIAAVARRRYIDRAVQISAQTRGLQRRVGTDWVVMIQDESYAIHLKPVDGGYEGRYGDKTYVVLSDWRFGSPVFQGICNEIPVCLQLERIGLRFHIAYNGVAVDAIVMTARAAQLLSLMQAKPKPDLSQFLLSPMPGLLTHLAVEVGQEVKAGERLAVIEAMKMENVIKAEHDVVVDEILARSGESVAVDQPILKFR, from the coding sequence ATGTTTACAAAGATCCTAGTAGCGAATCGCGGCGAGATTGCATGCCGCGTGATGCGGACGGCGAAGCGGATGGGCATCCGGACGGTGGCCGTCTACTCGGAGGCGGACCGGCGCGCCCTGCATGTCAAGATGGCCGACGAGGCTGTACTGATCGGGCCGGCTCCGTCGAAGCAATCGTACCTGTGCATGGACCGGATTATCGCGGCATGCAAGGCGACGGGTGCCGGGGCGGTGCATCCGGGATACGGGTTCCTTTCAGAAAACGCGGAGTTTGCGCGGCGCCTGGAGGAGGAAGGCATCGTCTTCATTGGCCCGAAGGCGTCCTCGATTGAGGCGATGGGCGACAAGATCGCTTCGAAGAAGCTGGCAATGAAGGCCGGCGTGAGTACGATTCCGGGCTATGCCGGCGTGATCCAGGATGCGGACGAAGCCGCGGCGATTGGGGAGCGGATCGGCTATCCGGTGATGATCAAGGCATCCGCCGGCGGCGGCGGCAAGGGGCTGAGGGTCGCCTGGAACGCGGAAGAGGCGCGCGACGGGTTCGTTTCGTGCACGACGGAGGCCCGGAATGCGTTTGGCGACGACCGCGTGTTCCTGGAGAAGTTCATCGAAGACCCGCGGCACATCGAGATTCAGGTGCTGGGGGATGCGCAGGGGCAACTGGTGTACCTGTGGGAGCGCGAGTGCTCGATCCAAAGAAGGCACCAGAAGCTGATTGAAGAGGCGCCTTCGCCGTTCCTGGACGCGGCTACGCGGCAGGCGATGGGCGAGCAGGCGGTGGCGTTGGCGCGAGCGGTGAACTACCAGAGCGCAGGCACGGTGGAGTTCGTGGTGGGCCGGGACCGGCAGTTCTATTTCCTGGAGATGAACACGCGGCTGCAGGTGGAGCATCCGGTGACGGAGAAGGTGACGGGGCTCGATCTGGTGGAGTGGATGATCCGCGTGGCGGCCGGCGAGCCGCTGGGTTTCAGGCAGGACCAGATCCGGATGGATGGCTGGGCTATGGAGTGCCGGATCAATGCGGAGGACCCCTTCCGCAACTTTCTGCCGTCGGCCGGGCGGCTGGTGAAGTACAGGCCGCCGGCGGATTCAGCGGGGGGCGTGCGGGTGGATACCGGCGTCTATGAGGGCGGCGAGATTCCGGTGCACTACGACTCGATGATCGCGAAGCTGATCGTGCATGGAGCAACCCGCGCAGAGGCCGTGGGGAAGATGCGGAGCGCGCTGAACGCGTTCTACCTGAGGGGCGTGTCGACCAACATCGCGTTCCAGGCTGCATTGATGCAACATCCGCGGTTTCTGTCAGGCGACTTCCACACGGGGTTTCTGGCGGAGGAGTATCCACACGGTTTTCACGCGGCGGATGCGCGGCCCGAGGATCCCGCGTTTTTGGCGGTGATTGCAGCGGTGGCGCGGCGGCGGTACATCGACCGGGCTGTGCAGATCAGCGCCCAGACTCGCGGCCTGCAACGGCGGGTGGGCACGGATTGGGTGGTAATGATCCAGGACGAGAGCTATGCCATCCATCTGAAGCCCGTGGACGGGGGCTATGAGGGACGATACGGGGACAAGACGTATGTCGTGCTGTCGGACTGGCGCTTTGGCAGCCCCGTATTCCAGGGGATTTGCAATGAGATACCGGTGTGCCTGCAGTTGGAGCGGATCGGACTGCGATTCCACATTGCCTACAACGGGGTGGCAGTGGATGCGATTGTGATGACCGCCCGGGCGGCGCAGCTTCTGTCGTTGATGCAGGCAAAACCGAAGCCGGACTTGTCGCAGTTTCTGCTCTCACCCATGCCGGGGCTGCTGACGCACCTGGCGGTCGAGGTGGGCCAGGAGGTGAAGGCGGGCGAGCGGCTGGCCGTGATCGAGGCGATGAAGATGGAGAACGTGATCAAGGCCGAGCATGATGTGGTCGTGGACGAGATTCTGGCTCGCAGCGGTGAGAGCGTGGCCGTGGATCAGCCCATCCTGAAGTTCCGCTGA
- a CDS encoding ECF-type sigma factor produces MQSDPAITRLIQDWQRGDESAERTLFDLLYKRLHQLALSCLRSERAGNSLGPTALVHEAYLRFNAGAELQIVNRNHFLALAARVMRRIVVDHARARRTAKRGGDEVQVEMQENLISRQQDADTILAVDRALEQLSASAPRQAQIVELRYFAGYSIEEAAAVLGISSRTARREWQVARVRLKGAIDGTPAAT; encoded by the coding sequence ATGCAGTCGGATCCAGCAATCACGCGGCTCATACAGGACTGGCAGCGCGGCGACGAAAGCGCCGAGCGCACCCTTTTCGACCTGCTGTACAAACGCCTCCATCAGCTCGCCCTCTCCTGCCTCCGCTCCGAACGTGCGGGCAATTCCCTCGGTCCCACCGCCCTGGTTCACGAAGCTTATCTTCGATTCAATGCTGGTGCGGAATTGCAGATTGTAAACCGCAATCATTTCCTCGCCCTCGCCGCGCGCGTCATGCGCCGCATCGTCGTCGATCATGCCCGGGCCCGCCGCACCGCCAAACGAGGCGGAGACGAGGTCCAGGTCGAAATGCAGGAGAATCTGATCTCCCGCCAGCAGGACGCCGATACGATCCTCGCCGTCGACCGCGCCCTCGAGCAACTTTCCGCCAGCGCGCCCCGCCAGGCCCAGATTGTCGAACTGCGCTACTTCGCCGGCTACAGCATCGAAGAGGCCGCCGCCGTCCTGGGGATCTCTTCCCGCACCGCCCGCCGGGAGTGGCAGGTGGCCCGAGTCCGGCTCAAAGGAGCAATCGATGGCACCCCGGCCGCCACTTAG
- a CDS encoding tyrosinase family protein has product MIGRRAFLGAAAWSAAQVRLSAKPPEVCLEPGLAPSPPEGRARSYKSPPKLAVLQRRLASELGDQDKQYLTDLRTAYQRWHDCQDARGRCSTAALHGHACKILGVHDNWAFLPWHRAFLHFHERILAKLLGKPDFRLPVWDWENVQTIPDIYANGAQVMRGEANWNDPPKIQEAANRDGVRAWLGNPSFAEFCGGPKTAGAAADGPHIRIHTAVGGDLGNLETAARDPLFFAHHANVDRLWEQWRSFYQSQPDPALQKNWDEQVFGFYDENANHVRVKAKDFLSTEKLGYTYKPPSLDLFRSVVTQLRVSDGSLELPPAVARVIAQAASGISVLSNSIDTVTIPPAWLEALSPLEVTVQVPDAHPGFLYQVAIKPANGNADPIILGAFSVFACADSAPQTLQIALPFKLATLRAFAQPELKLDWKTLRLVYRPSGAPANSKWTDLVLIGASLRINSSFASSIL; this is encoded by the coding sequence GTGATCGGCCGGCGCGCCTTCCTCGGCGCCGCGGCATGGTCCGCGGCGCAGGTGCGCCTGTCGGCGAAACCGCCAGAGGTGTGCCTGGAACCTGGTCTGGCGCCGTCTCCGCCGGAAGGCCGGGCCAGGAGCTACAAGTCGCCTCCTAAGCTCGCCGTGCTTCAGCGCCGGCTCGCGTCTGAGCTTGGCGATCAGGACAAGCAGTATCTGACCGATCTTCGGACTGCCTACCAGCGCTGGCACGACTGCCAGGACGCTCGCGGCCGCTGTTCCACCGCCGCCCTCCATGGGCACGCGTGCAAAATACTCGGTGTTCATGACAACTGGGCCTTCCTGCCATGGCATCGCGCATTCCTGCACTTCCATGAACGTATCCTCGCGAAGCTCTTGGGGAAACCGGACTTCCGGCTTCCAGTCTGGGACTGGGAGAACGTCCAGACGATTCCGGACATATACGCCAATGGAGCGCAAGTCATGCGGGGAGAGGCGAATTGGAATGATCCCCCGAAGATTCAGGAAGCCGCCAATCGGGACGGCGTCAGGGCTTGGTTAGGGAACCCATCTTTCGCGGAGTTCTGCGGCGGGCCGAAAACCGCTGGTGCGGCCGCTGATGGCCCTCATATCCGCATTCACACCGCGGTGGGCGGCGATCTCGGCAATCTGGAAACCGCGGCCCGCGACCCCCTCTTCTTCGCCCACCATGCAAACGTCGACCGTCTTTGGGAGCAGTGGCGGAGTTTCTATCAGAGTCAGCCAGACCCCGCACTCCAGAAGAACTGGGATGAACAGGTCTTCGGTTTTTACGACGAGAATGCCAACCACGTCCGGGTCAAGGCGAAAGACTTTCTCTCCACTGAGAAGTTGGGCTATACCTACAAACCTCCCTCGCTCGACCTGTTCCGGAGCGTCGTGACGCAACTTCGCGTGTCCGATGGCTCCCTTGAGTTGCCCCCTGCTGTCGCCAGGGTCATCGCACAGGCGGCCTCGGGAATCAGCGTGCTCTCCAATTCGATCGACACGGTAACCATTCCACCTGCCTGGTTGGAGGCTTTGTCTCCCTTGGAAGTGACTGTGCAGGTGCCCGACGCCCACCCGGGATTCCTCTATCAGGTGGCAATTAAGCCTGCGAATGGAAACGCTGATCCGATCATCCTAGGCGCATTCTCAGTCTTTGCCTGCGCGGACTCCGCTCCGCAAACCCTCCAAATCGCCCTCCCGTTCAAGCTCGCCACCCTGCGCGCCTTCGCACAACCCGAACTGAAGCTCGACTGGAAAACCCTGCGCCTCGTCTACCGGCCATCCGGCGCCCCCGCCAACTCCAAATGGACCGATCTCGTCCTAATCGGAGCCAGCCTCCGGATCAACAGCAGCTTCGCTTCCAGCATCCTTTGA
- a CDS encoding protein kinase domain-containing protein: MAPRPPLSRNESAELLFSEAIELPPRARREFVLDRCSSDPSLAESVFRLLDGFDRLGTFLETSPAPFATAARLEPGSLLCDRFRITAHIADGGMGEVYRASDQLLEEEVALKLVRSVWRSEPEMVERFRQEIRLARKVSHPNVCRVFDVFTHTAGPSGPLLFFTMELLAGETLAERLKQRGALPSPEVLAIAAQLASGLEAAHNASIIHGDLKPANIHLIPDAAGRQRVVITDFGLATAFGHLAEPTLRDASIGGTPEYMAPEQFGGAPLTPAVDVYALGIVLFEMLAGHRPWPTESLIRTAVRRLTEPPPRLGDARPDLARPWDDLLARTLARTPSDRIRSASAFLHALNSSLAAPLRPRVFSRRKLVLGTASAGILSSFALWLRYKDKSPPVPRAPQAMLTPITDAPDARKAKVLDLFLAGQLDNSAILRLLPPERVSSVRQRMGLSGAPGDRAEARQVAMRAGAALLLGGRCLTTFTGRPILEVEVELMGASPQAPAGIWKESFPLDATPSAIARQAALWVRNSVLRESREDLAVPRPTPEELTTPSWNALTEYMAAQDAWSAARSGRNPVIDRSPLAAAQAHLEAALAADPEFALAAGRLADLLLAGGHRDDAMAAYLRAAELFSRKNLSDRESYRMRGLFALDTGNNDAADRTFYRYALEFPYDALPLYYRAAALSRLGRRPQALESYDRALAIEPASYAYLIGRGICLLALNRLPEAQRGNEAGSRILNRDWTDQLSSALAFARQDAAALRAALARMSAGSEEFQSKAFTLQACFHAERGDLQSARAALQHGLDFDRRTGRPQDDSLGKTRKLAELSLSEGDAREARRLCLQALAEQPGQQLRMELGAVLARAGDPDAAQACLNPLPDSPLAARWPECGKWPVFLYRSHCLQAEILSARGSHAAALELVRNLRDPWDWTWPANAVRIAVRAGALELARRWVAALAAAPAYYWLHADHNEIAFVRQAREFLDRDRGKTGLSAPSLPRWD; the protein is encoded by the coding sequence ATGGCACCCCGGCCGCCACTTAGCCGGAACGAGTCAGCCGAACTTCTCTTCAGCGAAGCCATCGAGCTGCCTCCTCGCGCTCGCCGGGAATTTGTCCTCGACCGCTGCTCCTCCGACCCTTCCCTTGCCGAAAGTGTCTTCCGCCTACTCGATGGCTTCGACCGTCTTGGCACCTTCCTCGAGACCTCGCCGGCGCCGTTCGCCACTGCGGCGCGGCTCGAACCAGGATCCCTCCTCTGTGACCGGTTCCGCATCACCGCGCACATCGCCGACGGAGGCATGGGCGAAGTCTACCGGGCTTCCGATCAGTTGCTCGAAGAAGAGGTCGCCCTCAAGCTGGTTCGCTCGGTCTGGCGCTCGGAACCCGAGATGGTGGAGCGCTTCCGCCAGGAGATCCGGTTGGCCCGCAAGGTGAGCCACCCGAATGTCTGCCGGGTCTTTGATGTCTTCACCCACACGGCGGGACCGTCAGGCCCCCTGCTCTTCTTCACAATGGAGCTGCTGGCCGGCGAGACCCTGGCGGAACGCCTCAAACAGCGCGGCGCCCTGCCCAGCCCGGAAGTCCTCGCTATCGCCGCACAGTTGGCCTCCGGGCTCGAAGCGGCGCACAACGCTTCCATCATTCATGGCGATCTCAAACCCGCCAACATCCACCTCATCCCCGACGCCGCCGGGCGCCAACGCGTCGTCATTACCGATTTCGGCTTGGCCACCGCCTTCGGTCACCTGGCGGAGCCCACCCTGCGCGACGCATCCATCGGGGGAACTCCGGAGTACATGGCCCCGGAGCAGTTCGGCGGTGCGCCCCTAACCCCCGCCGTCGACGTCTACGCGCTGGGCATCGTACTTTTCGAGATGCTCGCCGGCCACCGCCCCTGGCCCACGGAATCTCTCATCCGCACCGCGGTCCGCCGGCTCACTGAGCCTCCGCCCCGCCTGGGGGATGCCCGTCCAGACTTGGCCCGTCCCTGGGACGATCTGCTCGCCAGGACCCTGGCCCGCACCCCCTCTGACCGCATCCGTTCGGCCTCCGCATTTCTGCATGCCCTGAACTCCAGCCTCGCCGCGCCGCTCCGGCCGCGCGTCTTCTCCCGCAGGAAGCTCGTCCTCGGCACCGCTTCGGCTGGAATTTTGTCCTCTTTTGCCCTCTGGTTACGCTACAAGGACAAGAGCCCACCAGTGCCCAGGGCTCCTCAGGCGATGCTCACTCCCATCACAGACGCACCCGATGCACGCAAGGCCAAAGTCCTCGACCTGTTCCTCGCCGGACAGCTCGACAACTCCGCCATCCTGCGCCTGCTGCCACCGGAGCGTGTGAGCTCCGTCAGGCAGCGCATGGGCCTCTCTGGCGCGCCGGGCGACCGGGCCGAGGCCCGGCAGGTGGCCATGCGCGCCGGCGCCGCGCTGCTGCTGGGCGGCCGCTGCCTCACCACGTTCACTGGCCGGCCCATCCTCGAAGTTGAAGTAGAGCTGATGGGCGCTTCACCCCAGGCCCCCGCCGGTATTTGGAAAGAGTCCTTTCCGCTGGACGCCACCCCCTCCGCCATCGCGCGCCAGGCCGCCCTCTGGGTGCGCAACAGCGTTCTCCGCGAGAGCCGCGAGGATCTGGCCGTCCCTCGTCCCACGCCCGAGGAACTCACCACTCCTTCCTGGAATGCGCTCACGGAATACATGGCCGCCCAGGACGCCTGGTCCGCCGCCCGGTCCGGACGCAACCCGGTGATCGACCGCTCCCCCCTGGCCGCCGCCCAAGCCCACCTCGAAGCCGCCCTCGCCGCTGATCCTGAGTTCGCCCTGGCCGCCGGTCGCCTCGCCGACCTCCTTCTGGCGGGAGGGCACCGCGACGACGCCATGGCCGCTTACCTGAGGGCCGCCGAACTCTTCTCGCGGAAGAATCTCTCCGATCGCGAGTCCTACCGGATGCGCGGGCTGTTCGCGCTCGACACCGGCAACAACGATGCCGCTGATCGCACCTTCTATCGCTACGCCCTCGAGTTCCCCTACGACGCCCTGCCGCTCTACTATCGCGCCGCCGCCCTCAGCCGCCTCGGCCGCAGGCCGCAGGCTCTCGAATCCTATGATCGTGCCCTCGCAATCGAGCCCGCTTCCTACGCCTACCTGATCGGCCGCGGCATCTGTCTCCTCGCCCTCAACCGGCTCCCCGAGGCCCAGCGCGGCAATGAGGCAGGAAGCCGCATTCTCAACCGCGATTGGACCGATCAGCTCTCCTCGGCCCTCGCCTTCGCCCGGCAGGATGCAGCCGCCCTGCGAGCCGCGCTCGCTCGAATGAGCGCCGGCTCCGAGGAGTTCCAGAGCAAGGCCTTCACGCTCCAGGCCTGCTTCCACGCGGAGCGAGGCGACCTCCAGTCCGCCCGCGCCGCACTCCAGCACGGCCTCGACTTCGACCGCCGCACCGGCCGTCCGCAGGACGACTCCCTGGGCAAAACGCGCAAGCTGGCTGAGTTGTCACTCTCTGAAGGCGACGCCCGCGAGGCCCGCCGTCTGTGCCTCCAGGCCCTGGCCGAACAGCCGGGACAGCAATTGCGAATGGAACTCGGCGCCGTGCTCGCCCGGGCCGGCGATCCTGATGCGGCCCAGGCCTGTCTGAATCCGCTGCCGGACTCACCCCTGGCCGCCCGCTGGCCGGAGTGCGGCAAATGGCCGGTGTTTCTCTATCGGTCCCACTGCCTGCAGGCAGAGATCCTCTCCGCGCGCGGCAGTCACGCCGCCGCGCTCGAACTGGTCCGCAATCTGCGCGACCCCTGGGATTGGACCTGGCCCGCCAATGCCGTACGGATCGCCGTACGCGCCGGAGCCCTGGAACTGGCCCGCCGCTGGGTGGCCGCCCTCGCCGCGGCGCCCGCCTACTACTGGCTCCACGCGGATCACAACGAAATCGCCTTCGTGCGCCAGGCACGTGAGTTTCTAGACCGTGATCGGGGCAAAACCGGCCTCTCCGCACCGTCGCTGCCCCGCTGGGATTAA
- a CDS encoding acyl-CoA carboxylase subunit beta has protein sequence MEDIIRQLDLKRAAARLGGGEARIAAQHAKGKLTARERIELLLDPDSFEEWDMFVEHRCTDFGMAEQRVPGDGVVTGYGTVNGRVVFVFSQDFTVFGGSLSESHAEKICKIMDHAMKAGAPVIGLNDSGGARIQEGVAALGGYADVFQKNVLASGVIPQISLIMGPCAGGAVYSPAITDFLFMVKDSSYMFVTGPDVVKTVTHEEVTAEELGGAVTHTSKSGVADLAFENDVEALMMVRRLIGFIPSSNREKPPTVPPFDPTDRVDHSLDTLVPDNPNQPYDMKELIEKTVDDGDFFELQPDHAKNIIICFARMDGQTVGIVANQPMVLAGCLDIKSSIKAARFIRFCDAFQIPVITFVDVPGFLPGTAQEFGGIIKHGAKLLYAYAECTVPKVTVITRKAYGGAYDVMASKHLRGDVNFAWPSAEIAVMGPKGAVEIIFRKDIGDAEKIAQRTEEYREKFANPFIAGRRGFIDDVIMPHETRRRICRSLAMLKDKKLENPWRKHGNIPL, from the coding sequence ATGGAAGATATCATTCGCCAGCTGGATCTGAAGCGGGCCGCAGCTCGGCTCGGCGGCGGCGAGGCCCGGATTGCGGCGCAACACGCCAAGGGCAAACTGACAGCACGAGAGCGGATCGAACTGCTGCTGGATCCCGATTCGTTTGAGGAGTGGGACATGTTCGTGGAGCACCGCTGCACGGACTTCGGGATGGCGGAGCAGCGTGTGCCGGGCGATGGCGTGGTGACGGGCTACGGCACGGTGAACGGGCGCGTCGTGTTCGTTTTCAGCCAGGACTTCACGGTGTTCGGCGGATCGCTGTCGGAGTCGCATGCGGAGAAGATCTGCAAGATCATGGACCACGCGATGAAGGCGGGGGCTCCGGTGATCGGGCTGAACGATTCCGGCGGGGCACGGATCCAGGAAGGCGTGGCGGCCCTGGGCGGGTATGCGGATGTCTTCCAGAAGAACGTCCTGGCATCGGGAGTGATTCCACAGATCTCGCTGATCATGGGGCCCTGCGCGGGCGGCGCCGTGTATTCACCGGCGATCACGGATTTTCTGTTCATGGTGAAGGACAGCTCGTACATGTTCGTGACCGGGCCGGACGTGGTGAAGACGGTGACGCACGAAGAGGTGACGGCCGAGGAACTGGGCGGGGCGGTGACGCATACGTCAAAGTCGGGTGTGGCGGACCTGGCGTTCGAGAACGATGTCGAGGCGCTGATGATGGTGCGGCGGCTGATCGGGTTCATTCCGTCGAGCAACCGGGAGAAGCCGCCGACGGTGCCGCCGTTCGATCCGACAGACCGGGTGGACCACTCGCTGGACACGCTGGTGCCGGACAACCCGAATCAGCCTTACGACATGAAGGAACTGATCGAGAAGACGGTGGACGACGGCGACTTTTTCGAACTGCAGCCGGATCACGCGAAGAACATCATCATCTGTTTCGCGCGGATGGACGGTCAGACGGTGGGCATTGTGGCGAACCAGCCGATGGTGCTGGCGGGGTGCCTGGACATCAAGTCGTCGATCAAGGCGGCGCGGTTCATCCGGTTCTGCGACGCGTTCCAGATTCCGGTGATCACGTTTGTGGACGTGCCGGGGTTCCTGCCGGGCACGGCGCAGGAGTTCGGCGGGATTATCAAGCACGGCGCGAAGCTGCTGTATGCTTACGCGGAGTGCACGGTACCGAAGGTGACCGTGATTACGAGGAAAGCCTATGGCGGGGCGTACGACGTGATGGCATCGAAGCACCTGCGCGGGGATGTGAACTTTGCGTGGCCTTCGGCGGAGATCGCCGTGATGGGCCCGAAAGGGGCGGTGGAGATCATCTTCCGCAAGGACATCGGCGATGCGGAGAAGATCGCGCAGAGGACGGAAGAGTATCGGGAGAAGTTCGCAAACCCGTTCATCGCGGGGCGGCGCGGCTTCATCGACGATGTGATTATGCCGCATGAGACAAGGCGCCGCATCTGCCGGTCGCTGGCCATGCTGAAAGACAAAAAGCTGGAGAACCCGTGGCGGAAGCACGGCAACATTCCGCTGTAG